A single region of the Raphanus sativus cultivar WK10039 chromosome 1, ASM80110v3, whole genome shotgun sequence genome encodes:
- the LOC108841295 gene encoding photosystem II repair protein PSB27-H1, chloroplastic: MASASATATLLKPSSVPTQHKPVITASVSPPLPPPRRHNLLRRDVLSISAASTLLLTQSLPFLAPSPASAAEDEEYVKDTSAVISKVRTTLSMERTDPNVADAVAELREASNSWVAKYRKEKALLGKASFRDIYSALNAVSGHYVSFGPTAPIPAKRKARILEEMETAEKALSRGR; encoded by the coding sequence ATGGCTTCAGCTTCAGCGACAGCTACTCTTCTCAAACCCAGTTCTGTTCCAACGCAGCATAAACCGGTCATCACCGCCTCCGtatctcctcctcttcctcctccacgTCGTCACAACCTCCTCCGCCGCGATGTACTCTCAATATCCGCCGCATCGACGCTTCTTCTAACGCAATCGCTCCCGTTTCTAGCTCCGTCGCCGGCTTCCGCCGCCGAAGACGAAGAGTACGTGAAAGATACGTCGGCGGTGATCTCCAAAGTCCGGACGACGCTCTCGATGGAGAGGACGGATCCTAATGTGGCGGACGCGGTGGCTGAGCTGAGAGAAGCGTCGAACTCGTGGGTTGCCAAGTACAGGAAGGAGAAAGCTCTTCTCGGGAAAGCGTCTTTCAGGGATATCTACTCGGCGTTGAATGCTGTGTCCGGACATTATGTGAGTTTTGGACCGACGGCTCCGATCCCGGCGAAGAGGAAGGCGAGGATTCTTGAAGAGATGGAGACTGCTGAGAAAGCTCTCTCGAGAGGAAGATAA
- the LOC108838947 gene encoding uncharacterized protein LOC108838947 → MVNATKGSPKKSNLDRFLHCTTPLVPPQSLPKAEIRSLNRLWHPWERENVEFFRLSDLWDCYDEWSAYGASVPIHLTNGESLVQYYVPYLSAIQIFTSSHSSSLIREESEDGDRYPFSDSGSDESVSEEGLEVALHLNDRLGYLYLQYFDRSPPYIRVPLMDKINELAQRYPGLMSLRSVDLSPASWMSVAWYPIYHIPMGRTIKDLSTCFLTYHTLSSSFQDMEPEENGGEKKRMRKEGEDISLVPFGMATYKMQGDVWLSHDHDDQERLASLYSVADSWLKQLRVQHHDFNYFCTMSMTPRGG, encoded by the exons ATGGTGAATGCCACCAAAGGGTCACCGAAAAAATCGAATCTTGATCGCTTCCTTCATTGCACAACACCCTTAGTCCCTCCTCAATCTCTCCCAAAG GCGGAGATTAGATCACTAAACCGATTGTGGCATCCATGGGAGAGAGAAAATGTCGAGTTTTTCAGGCTGAGTGATCTCTGGGATTGCTACGATGAATGGAGCGCTTATGGAGCTAGTGTCCCTATTCATCTCACCAACGGCGAATCTCTCGTTCAGTACTACGTCCCTTATCTCTCCGCCATCCAGATTTTCACTTCCTCTCATTCCTCCTCCTTGATCAG GGAAGAGTCTGAAGATGGGGATAGGTATCCCTTTAGTGATTCAGGTAGCGATGAGAGTGTCTCCGAGGAAGGGCTTGAGGTCGCCTTGCATTTGAATGATCGTTTGGGTTACCTTTATCTCCAGTACTTTGACAGATCACCTCCTTATATCAGAGTTCCTCTCATGGATAAg ATCAATGAGTTAGCTCAAAGGTATCCGGGATTGATGTCGTTGAGAAGCGTTGATCTTTCTCCAGCGAGCTGGATGTCTGTTGCTTGGTACCCTATTTATCATATACCAATGGGGAGAACCATTAAAGACTTGTCCACTTGTTTCCTCACTTACCacactctttcttcttcttttcaag ATATGGAGCCGGAAGAGAATGGAGGGGAGAAAAAGAGGATGAGGAAGGAAGGGGAAGACATTAGTCTGGTCCCATTTGGGATGGCTACTTACAAGATGCAAGGCGATGTTTGGCTTTCCCATGACCACGATGACCAAGAGAGACTGGCTTCGCTTTACAGCGTTGCGGATTCTTGGCTGAAACAACTTAGGGTCCAACATCATGACTTCAACTACTTCTGCACCATGTCAATGACTCCTCGTGGTGGCTAA
- the LOC108848904 gene encoding uncharacterized protein LOC108848904 isoform X3 produces MSAVNEPVVVATAVVGTRSWIGGLFTRSSRRQDKSIDYTLSPLQEERLQKLQDRLLVPFEETRIDHQESLKALWNAAFPNISLTGLVTEQWKDMGWQGPNPSTDFRGCGFIALENLLFSARTYPVCFRRLLLKQRGERAKWEYPFAVAGINISFMLIQMLDLQNTPKPKCLPGMNFLKLLEGKQKDENAFDVLYCISFAMMDAQWLAMHASYMEFNEVLQATRNQLERELSLDDIHRIQDLPAYNLLFQ; encoded by the exons ATGTCAGCGGTCAA TGAACCGGTGGTTGTAGCTACGGCTGTGGTTGGAACAAGATCATGGATAGGAGGGCTCTTTACACGCTCCAGTAGACGTCAAGACAAGTCAATCGACTACACTTTGTCTCCTCTTCAG GAGGAAAGACTTCAAAAGCTGCAAGATCGTTTGCTTGTACCTTTTGAGGAGACACGTATTGACCATCAG GAATCATTAAAAGCATTGTGGAATGCTGCATTTCCGAATATAAGTCTCACAGGCTTAGTAACAGAACAATGGAAAGATATGGGATGGCAAGGTCCTAATCCATCTACCGATTTCAG GGGTTGTGGATTTATCGCTCTAGAGAATTTGTTATTTTCCGCAAGAACATATCCG GTTTGTTTCCGGAGGCTATTACTGAAACAAAGAGGCGAGAGGGCAAAGTGGGAGTACCCTTTTGCGGTGGCCGGAATCAATATCTCCTTCATGCTGATTCAAATGCTCGATTTACAAAACACTC CAAAGCCGAAATGTCTTCCGGGAATGAATTTTCTCAAACTCTTAGAAGGTAAACAaa aAGACGAGAATGCATTCGATGTACTGTATTGTATATCATTCGCGATGATGGATGCTCAATGGCTTGCGATGCACGCTTCTTACATGGAATTCAAT GAAGTATTGCAGGCGACACGGAATCAGCTAGAGAGAGAGCTTTCTTTGGACGATATTCATCGGATTCAAGATCTCCCTGCTTATAATCTCTTGTTCCAATAG
- the LOC108848904 gene encoding uncharacterized protein LOC108848904 isoform X1 gives MKRGKGDKKGTKNRDVSGQVVPLTEPVVVATAVVGTRSWIGGLFTRSSRRQDKSIDYTLSPLQEERLQKLQDRLLVPFEETRIDHQESLKALWNAAFPNISLTGLVTEQWKDMGWQGPNPSTDFRGCGFIALENLLFSARTYPVCFRRLLLKQRGERAKWEYPFAVAGINISFMLIQMLDLQNTPKPKCLPGMNFLKLLEGKQKDENAFDVLYCISFAMMDAQWLAMHASYMEFNEVLQATRNQLERELSLDDIHRIQDLPAYNLLFQ, from the exons ATGAAGCGTGGGAAAGGCGACAAAAAGGGAACAAAGAACCGAGATGTCAGCGGTCAAGTAGTTCCGCTTAC TGAACCGGTGGTTGTAGCTACGGCTGTGGTTGGAACAAGATCATGGATAGGAGGGCTCTTTACACGCTCCAGTAGACGTCAAGACAAGTCAATCGACTACACTTTGTCTCCTCTTCAG GAGGAAAGACTTCAAAAGCTGCAAGATCGTTTGCTTGTACCTTTTGAGGAGACACGTATTGACCATCAG GAATCATTAAAAGCATTGTGGAATGCTGCATTTCCGAATATAAGTCTCACAGGCTTAGTAACAGAACAATGGAAAGATATGGGATGGCAAGGTCCTAATCCATCTACCGATTTCAG GGGTTGTGGATTTATCGCTCTAGAGAATTTGTTATTTTCCGCAAGAACATATCCG GTTTGTTTCCGGAGGCTATTACTGAAACAAAGAGGCGAGAGGGCAAAGTGGGAGTACCCTTTTGCGGTGGCCGGAATCAATATCTCCTTCATGCTGATTCAAATGCTCGATTTACAAAACACTC CAAAGCCGAAATGTCTTCCGGGAATGAATTTTCTCAAACTCTTAGAAGGTAAACAaa aAGACGAGAATGCATTCGATGTACTGTATTGTATATCATTCGCGATGATGGATGCTCAATGGCTTGCGATGCACGCTTCTTACATGGAATTCAAT GAAGTATTGCAGGCGACACGGAATCAGCTAGAGAGAGAGCTTTCTTTGGACGATATTCATCGGATTCAAGATCTCCCTGCTTATAATCTCTTGTTCCAATAG
- the LOC108848904 gene encoding uncharacterized protein LOC108848904 isoform X6, with protein sequence MCLDYKCVQVEEDEAWERRQKGNKEPRCQRSSSSAYVIAQLSNEPVVVATAVVGTRSWIGGLFTRSSRRQDKSIDYTLSPLQEERLQKLQDRLLVPFEETRIDHQESLKALWNAAFPNISLTGLVTEQWKDMGWQGPNPSTDFRGCGFIALENLLFSARTYPVCFRRLLLKQRGERAKWEYPFAVAGINISFMLIQMLDLQNTPKPKCLPGMNFLKLLEGKQKDENAFDVLYCISFAMMDAQWLAMHASYMEFNEVLQATRNQLERELSLDDIHRIQDLPAYNLLFQ encoded by the exons ATGTGTCTGGATTATAAATGTGTGCAGGTAGAGGAGGATGAAGCGTGGGAAAGGCGACAAAAAGGGAACAAAGAACCGAGATGTCAGCGGTCAAGTAGTTCCGCTTACGTAATAGCTCAATTGTCTAA TGAACCGGTGGTTGTAGCTACGGCTGTGGTTGGAACAAGATCATGGATAGGAGGGCTCTTTACACGCTCCAGTAGACGTCAAGACAAGTCAATCGACTACACTTTGTCTCCTCTTCAG GAGGAAAGACTTCAAAAGCTGCAAGATCGTTTGCTTGTACCTTTTGAGGAGACACGTATTGACCATCAG GAATCATTAAAAGCATTGTGGAATGCTGCATTTCCGAATATAAGTCTCACAGGCTTAGTAACAGAACAATGGAAAGATATGGGATGGCAAGGTCCTAATCCATCTACCGATTTCAG GGGTTGTGGATTTATCGCTCTAGAGAATTTGTTATTTTCCGCAAGAACATATCCG GTTTGTTTCCGGAGGCTATTACTGAAACAAAGAGGCGAGAGGGCAAAGTGGGAGTACCCTTTTGCGGTGGCCGGAATCAATATCTCCTTCATGCTGATTCAAATGCTCGATTTACAAAACACTC CAAAGCCGAAATGTCTTCCGGGAATGAATTTTCTCAAACTCTTAGAAGGTAAACAaa aAGACGAGAATGCATTCGATGTACTGTATTGTATATCATTCGCGATGATGGATGCTCAATGGCTTGCGATGCACGCTTCTTACATGGAATTCAAT GAAGTATTGCAGGCGACACGGAATCAGCTAGAGAGAGAGCTTTCTTTGGACGATATTCATCGGATTCAAGATCTCCCTGCTTATAATCTCTTGTTCCAATAG
- the LOC108848904 gene encoding uncharacterized protein LOC108848904 isoform X2 has translation MKRGKGDKKGTKNRDVSGQVVPLTEPVVVATAVVGTRSWIGGLFTRSSRRQDKSIDYTLSPLQEERLQKLQDRLLVPFEETRIDHQESLKALWNAAFPNISLTGLVTEQWKDMGWQGPNPSTDFRGCGFIALENLLFSARTYPVCFRRLLLKQRGERAKWEYPFAVAGINISFMLIQMLDLQNTPKPKCLPGMNFLKLLEEDENAFDVLYCISFAMMDAQWLAMHASYMEFNEVLQATRNQLERELSLDDIHRIQDLPAYNLLFQ, from the exons ATGAAGCGTGGGAAAGGCGACAAAAAGGGAACAAAGAACCGAGATGTCAGCGGTCAAGTAGTTCCGCTTAC TGAACCGGTGGTTGTAGCTACGGCTGTGGTTGGAACAAGATCATGGATAGGAGGGCTCTTTACACGCTCCAGTAGACGTCAAGACAAGTCAATCGACTACACTTTGTCTCCTCTTCAG GAGGAAAGACTTCAAAAGCTGCAAGATCGTTTGCTTGTACCTTTTGAGGAGACACGTATTGACCATCAG GAATCATTAAAAGCATTGTGGAATGCTGCATTTCCGAATATAAGTCTCACAGGCTTAGTAACAGAACAATGGAAAGATATGGGATGGCAAGGTCCTAATCCATCTACCGATTTCAG GGGTTGTGGATTTATCGCTCTAGAGAATTTGTTATTTTCCGCAAGAACATATCCG GTTTGTTTCCGGAGGCTATTACTGAAACAAAGAGGCGAGAGGGCAAAGTGGGAGTACCCTTTTGCGGTGGCCGGAATCAATATCTCCTTCATGCTGATTCAAATGCTCGATTTACAAAACACTC CAAAGCCGAAATGTCTTCCGGGAATGAATTTTCTCAAACTCTTAGAAG aAGACGAGAATGCATTCGATGTACTGTATTGTATATCATTCGCGATGATGGATGCTCAATGGCTTGCGATGCACGCTTCTTACATGGAATTCAAT GAAGTATTGCAGGCGACACGGAATCAGCTAGAGAGAGAGCTTTCTTTGGACGATATTCATCGGATTCAAGATCTCCCTGCTTATAATCTCTTGTTCCAATAG
- the LOC108848904 gene encoding uncharacterized protein LOC108848904 isoform X4, whose amino-acid sequence MKRGKGDKKGTKNRDVSGQVVPLTEPVVVATAVVGTRSWIGGLFTRSSRRQDKSIDYTLSPLQEERLQKLQDRLLVPFEETRIDHQESLKALWNAAFPNISLTGLVTEQWKDMGWQGPNPSTDFRGCGFIALENLLFSARTYPVCFRRLLLKQRGERAKWEYPFAVAGINISFMLIQMLDLQNTPKPKCLPGMNFLKLLEGKQKDENAFDVLYCISFAMMDAQWLAMHASYMEFNYCRRHGIS is encoded by the exons ATGAAGCGTGGGAAAGGCGACAAAAAGGGAACAAAGAACCGAGATGTCAGCGGTCAAGTAGTTCCGCTTAC TGAACCGGTGGTTGTAGCTACGGCTGTGGTTGGAACAAGATCATGGATAGGAGGGCTCTTTACACGCTCCAGTAGACGTCAAGACAAGTCAATCGACTACACTTTGTCTCCTCTTCAG GAGGAAAGACTTCAAAAGCTGCAAGATCGTTTGCTTGTACCTTTTGAGGAGACACGTATTGACCATCAG GAATCATTAAAAGCATTGTGGAATGCTGCATTTCCGAATATAAGTCTCACAGGCTTAGTAACAGAACAATGGAAAGATATGGGATGGCAAGGTCCTAATCCATCTACCGATTTCAG GGGTTGTGGATTTATCGCTCTAGAGAATTTGTTATTTTCCGCAAGAACATATCCG GTTTGTTTCCGGAGGCTATTACTGAAACAAAGAGGCGAGAGGGCAAAGTGGGAGTACCCTTTTGCGGTGGCCGGAATCAATATCTCCTTCATGCTGATTCAAATGCTCGATTTACAAAACACTC CAAAGCCGAAATGTCTTCCGGGAATGAATTTTCTCAAACTCTTAGAAGGTAAACAaa aAGACGAGAATGCATTCGATGTACTGTATTGTATATCATTCGCGATGATGGATGCTCAATGGCTTGCGATGCACGCTTCTTACATGGAATTCAAT TATTGCAGGCGACACGGAATCAGCTAG
- the LOC108848904 gene encoding uncharacterized protein LOC108848904 isoform X5: MKRGKGDKKGTKNRDVSGQVVPLTEPVVVATAVVGTRSWIGGLFTRSSRRQDKSIDYTLSPLQEERLQKLQDRLLVPFEETRIDHQESLKALWNAAFPNISLTGLVTEQWKDMGWQGPNPSTDFRGCGFIALENLLFSARTYPVCFRRLLLKQRGERAKWEYPFAVAGINISFMLIQMLDLQNTPKPKCLPGMNFLKLLEEDENAFDVLYCISFAMMDAQWLAMHASYMEFNYCRRHGIS; the protein is encoded by the exons ATGAAGCGTGGGAAAGGCGACAAAAAGGGAACAAAGAACCGAGATGTCAGCGGTCAAGTAGTTCCGCTTAC TGAACCGGTGGTTGTAGCTACGGCTGTGGTTGGAACAAGATCATGGATAGGAGGGCTCTTTACACGCTCCAGTAGACGTCAAGACAAGTCAATCGACTACACTTTGTCTCCTCTTCAG GAGGAAAGACTTCAAAAGCTGCAAGATCGTTTGCTTGTACCTTTTGAGGAGACACGTATTGACCATCAG GAATCATTAAAAGCATTGTGGAATGCTGCATTTCCGAATATAAGTCTCACAGGCTTAGTAACAGAACAATGGAAAGATATGGGATGGCAAGGTCCTAATCCATCTACCGATTTCAG GGGTTGTGGATTTATCGCTCTAGAGAATTTGTTATTTTCCGCAAGAACATATCCG GTTTGTTTCCGGAGGCTATTACTGAAACAAAGAGGCGAGAGGGCAAAGTGGGAGTACCCTTTTGCGGTGGCCGGAATCAATATCTCCTTCATGCTGATTCAAATGCTCGATTTACAAAACACTC CAAAGCCGAAATGTCTTCCGGGAATGAATTTTCTCAAACTCTTAGAAG aAGACGAGAATGCATTCGATGTACTGTATTGTATATCATTCGCGATGATGGATGCTCAATGGCTTGCGATGCACGCTTCTTACATGGAATTCAAT TATTGCAGGCGACACGGAATCAGCTAG
- the LOC108848752 gene encoding protochlorophyllide reductase C, chloroplastic — MALQAAYSLLPSTVSIRKEGKFNAYLKETTLTGFSFSNHLKADNISNLLTIKEQRRQSPRFSTVIRAQTVTATPPSNEASPEQKKTQRKGTAVITGASSGLGLATAKALADTGKWHVIMACRNFLKAEKAAKFVGMSKEDYTVMHLDLASLESVKQFVDSFRRTERPLDVLVCNAAVYQPTAKEPSFTAEGFELSVGTNHLGHFLLSRLLLDDLKQSDYPSKRMIIVGSITGNTNTLAGNVPPKANLGDLRGLASGLNGQNSSMIDGGEYDGAKAYKDSKVCNMLTMQELHRRYHEETGVTFASLYPGCIATTGLFREHVPLFRLLFPPFQKYITKGYVSEEEAGKRLAQVVSDPSLGKSGVYWSWNNNSSSFENQLSKEASDAEKAKKLWEVSEKLVGLA, encoded by the exons ATGGCTCTTCAGGCTGCatattctcttcttccttctaccGTCTCAATCCGAAAAGAG GGTAAGTTCAATGCTTATCTAAAGGAGACGACTTTAACTGgtttttcattttcaaaccATCTTAAAGCCGACAATATCTCCAACCTGTTAACCATCAag GAACAGAGAAGACAAAGTCCACGTTTTTCCACCGTTATTCGCGCACAGACCGTTACAGCAACGCCTCCATCTAACGAAGCCTCGCCGGAGCAAAAGAAGACACAGAGAAAAGGCACAGCAGTGATCACCGGAGCTTCCTCCGGTCTAGGTTTAGCCACGGCGAAGGCTTTAGCAGACACGGGGAAATGGCACGTGATCATGGCTTGCAGGAACTTTCTCAAGGCCGAGAAAGCTGCGAAATTCGTTGGGATGTCCAAGGAAGACTACACGGTGATGCATCTCGATCTCGCCTCGCTCGAAAGCGTGAAGCAGTTCGTTGATAGTTTCCGCAGAACAGAACGGCCGTTAGATGTTCTTGTTTGCAACGCAGCGGTTTACCAGCCGACTGCTAAGGAACCTTCTTTCACAGCCGAAGGGTTTGAGCTCAGCGTTGGAACCAATCATTTAGGACATTTTcttctctcgaggttgcttctTGATGACTTGAAACAGTCTGATTATCCATCAAAACGTATGATCATCGTAGGATCTATAAcag GGAACACAAACACATTGGCTGGGAATGTACCGCCAAAGGCGAACCTTGGAGACCTAAGAGGCTTAGCATCGGGACTGAACGGGCAAAACAGTTCGATGATAGATGGAGGAGAGTATGACGGAGCCAAAGCATACAAAGACAGCAAAGTATGCAACATGCTGACGATGCAGGAGCTTCACAGGCGTTACCACGAGGAAACGGGTGTCACGTTTGCTTCTCTTTACCCTGGCTGCATCGCTACTACGGGGTTGTTCAGAGAACACGTACCTCTGTTCAGGCTTCTCTTTCCCCCTTTTCAGAAGTATATCACCAAAGGTTACGTATCTGAAGAGGAAGCTGGGAAAAGACTAGCACAG GTTGTGAGTGATCCGAGTTTGGGAAAGTCAGGGGTGTATTGGAGCTGGAATAATAACTCGTCTTCCTTTGAGAATCAGCTATCAAAAGAAGCAAGTGATGCTGAGAAGGCAAAGAAACTGTGGGAGGTTAGCGAGAAGCTTGTTGGCTTGGCTTGA
- the LOC130496703 gene encoding CASP-like protein 1C2, translating to MVKVTQRLGGLVLRFAAFCAALGAVIAMVTSRERSSFFVLSLVAKYSDLAAFKYFVIANAIVSVYSFLVLFLPKESLLWKFVVVLDLMVTMLLTSSLSAAVAVAQVGKRGNANAGWLPICGQVPRFCDQITGALIAGLVALILYVFLLIFSIHSVVDPFLLRKS from the exons ATGGTGAAGGTAACACAGAGATTAGGCGGGTTGGTGCTAAGATTTGCGGCATTTTGCGCTGCATTAGGGGCGGTTATCGCAATGGTCACCAGCCGCGAAAGATCTTCCTTCTTTGTCCTCTCCCTAGTGGCTAAGTATAGCGATCTGGCAGCGTTTAA GTACTTCGTGATCGCAAACGCGATTGTTAGCGTTTATAGCTTTCTCGTTTTGTTTCTTCCGAAAGAGAGTTTGCTGTGGAAATTCGTAGTTGTCTTAGACTTG ATGGTGACGATGTTGTTGACGTCAAGCTTATCAGCAGCGGTGGCGGTAGCACAAGTGGGGAAGAGAGGAAACGCAAACGCAGGATGGTTACCAATTTGCGGCCAAGTGCCAAGATTCTGCGATCAGATAACCGGAGCTCTGATCGCCGGTTTAGTCGCACTTATCCTCTATGTCTTCTTGCTCATTTTCTCTATCCACTCCGTTGTCGACCCTTTTCTTCTCCGAAAATCttga
- the LOC108819631 gene encoding uncharacterized protein LOC108819631: MDPNTSTEPDMSHPMDAACADPSNSPVKGKEEPLPEADHVDDEGSGEEDIEEDIEEKKDSSETDQVWGFDSFEGDDYESPDESPEDDDEREYRRYVRHYHETRGFKVDKEMIPKNLFQGLRGLNLDRYFIKPNLTGREYMEIMVKVAIDKYNQTENKMLTLDHIVRVVVRMSTGVKAYITFMAKETPDGELVEYQAKTERKVWQKDIHAIFCRPASKG; the protein is encoded by the exons ATGGATCCCAACACCAGCACCGAGCCCGATATGTCGCACCCTATGGATGCAGCTTGCGCTGATCCCTCTAATTCTCCGGTAAAAGGCAAGGAAGAACCGCTTCCAGAAGCAGATCATGTAGACGACGAAGGAAGCGGGGAAGAGGATATCGAAGAGGATatagaagagaagaaagacagCAGTGAAACCGACCAAGTTTGGGGATTTGATAGTTTCGAGGGTGATGACTACGAGTCGCCTGACGAGTCTcctgaggatgatgatgaaagAGAGTACCGTAGATACGTGCGCCATTATCACGAGACACGG GGTTTCAAggtggataaagaaatgatccCCAAAAATCTTTTTCAAGGATTACGTGGTCTCAATCTCGATCGCTACTTCATCAAGCCTAACCTCACGGGGCGTGAGTACATGGAGATTATGGTGAAGGTGGCTATTGACAAATACAACCAAACAGAG aaTAAGATGCTGACTCTTGACCATATTGTGAGGGTGGTGGTGAGGATGAGCACTGGCGTTAAAGCTTATATTACTTTCATGGCTAAGGAGACTCCAGATGGAGAGCTTGTAGAGTACCAAGCTAAGACTGAGCGGAAGGTCTGGCAGAAAGACATTCATGCCATATTTTGCAGACCAGCTTCTAAAG GTTAA
- the LOC108819633 gene encoding uncharacterized protein LOC108819633 — protein sequence MNPSAMIDTVEGELEVTQQVEASMSDCTKLPTKRKAETSLEADPVEGEGSRQDEEKDSAESDQVWDVDSFDSDYESPSEEATDSDEFELRRYMRHLYESRGFLLDKGMVPRNLLQGWRCLNLDAIFKKPNITGREYMETMAQVAIDKYNQTKNKTVTLDHIVRAVKRMSHGVKAYITFMARETPDGELVEYQAKAEIKVWQTKIHPILCRPTSSSS from the exons ATGAATCCCAGTGCCATGATTGACACGGTTGAAGGCGAGCTCGAGGTTACGCAACAAGTGGAGGCTTCCATGTCGGATTGCACTAAGCTTCCGACCAAACGCAAGGCCGAGACGTCTCTAGAGGCGGATCCTGTCGAAGGCGAAGGAAGCCGACAAGATGAGGAAAAAGACAGCGCAGAAAGCGACCAGGTTTGGGATGTCGACAGTTTCGATTCAGACTACGAGTCGCCTTCGGAGGAGGCTACGGACTCGGACGAATTTGAGCTGCGTCGTTATATGCGCCATCTCTACGAGAGCCGG GGTTTCTTGTTGGATAAAGGGATGGTTCCTAGGAATCTGCTTCAAGGGTGGCGCTGTTTGAATCTGGACGCCATTTTTAAAAAGCCCAATATCACGGGGCGTGAGTACATGGAGACTATGGCTCAAGTGGCTATTGACAAATACAACCAAACAAAG aataagacAGTGACGCTTGACCATATCGTGAGGGCCGTGAAAAGGATGAGCCATGGAGTCAAAGCTTATATTACTTTCATGGCTAGGGAGACTCCTGATGGAGAGCTTGTAGAGTATCAAGCTAAGGCTGAGATTAAGGTGTGGCAGACTAAGATTCATCCCATCCTTTGCAGACCCACCTCCTCCTCATCGTAA
- the LOC108820946 gene encoding uncharacterized protein LOC108820946, whose protein sequence is MNPGGASMIDTVDCEPEVTQHVEATMSDCIKLPTKRKAETSSPVEDPVEDEGSPDEEEEKDSGESDQVWGVDSFDSDYVSPEESPSDSDEFELRRYLRHLYESNGFLLDKEMMPKNLFQGYRRLNLDAVFKGPNITAREYMETMAQVAIDKYNQTENKTVTLDHIVRVVIMMIAGVKAYITFMARETPDGELVEYQAKAEIKAWQTKIHPILCRPTSSSSSS, encoded by the exons ATGAATCCCGGCGGTGCAAGCATGATTGACACGGTCGATTGCGAGCCCGAGGTGACGCAACACGTGGAGGCTACCATGTCGGACTGCATTAAGCTTCCGACCAAACGCAAGGCCGAGACGTCGTCTCCGGTGGAGGATCCTGTCGAAGACGAAGGAAGCCCTGATGAAGAGGAGGAAAAAGACAGCGGAGAAAGCGACCAGGTTTGGGGTGTCGACAGTTTCGATTCAGATTACGTGTCGCCAGAGGAGTCGCCTTCGGACTCGGACGAATTTGAGCTGCGTCGTTATTTGCGCCATCTCTATGAGAGCAAC gGTTTCTTGCTGGATAAAGAGATGATGCCTAAGAATCTGTTTCAAGGGTATCGCCGTTTGAATCTGGATGCCGTATTCAAAGGTCCCAATATCACGGCGCGTGAGTACATGGAGACTATGGCTCAAGTTGCTATTGACAAATACAACCAAACTGAG AATAAGACTGTGACGCTTGACCATATCGTGAGGGTGGTGATAATGATGATCGCTGGAGTCAAAGCTTATATTACTTTCATGGCTAGGGAGACTCCTGATGGAGAGCTTGTCGAGTATCAAGCTAAGGCTGAGATTAAGGCGTGGCAGACTAAAATTCATCCCATCCTTTGCAGACCtacctcctcctcttcctcctcctaa